Proteins from a genomic interval of Polaribacter sejongensis:
- the trkA gene encoding Trk system potassium transporter TrkA — translation MKIIIAGAGDVGFHLAKLLSYESQDTYIIDFDGEKLEYLNSHLDVITKKGDATSIKLLKEIGIESADLLIAVTDSQNTNFTISVIGKSLGAKKTIARIDNPEFLNNCEVDFKQFGLDFMISPQELAANEIKMLLNQSSFNDTVAFESGIFNVLGTPLTYKSPIVDLTVKDAKQKFADVDFITIAIKRQGESQTIIPRGDVVYEIGDQVYFCVPNYSMNDLYPITGRKRLKIKNVMILGGGSIGEKTARKLCKDNFRVKLIEKKKDKAEFLAEELSDTLVINGDGRDLELLEEENIRETDAFIAVTGNSETNIMSCLVAKSKGVKKTVALVENMDYIDISQTIGIQSLINKKLLAASNIFRHIRKGEILDLANLHNVDAEIFEFEVMEGAKVSEYPIKDIRIPREAIFGGIIRDKKAIMPHGNVQIKTGDKVIVFCLPEAISAVERLFK, via the coding sequence ATGAAAATTATAATAGCTGGTGCTGGAGACGTTGGTTTTCACTTAGCTAAACTTCTTTCTTACGAATCTCAAGACACCTATATCATAGACTTTGATGGTGAAAAGTTAGAATATCTAAATAGCCATTTAGATGTAATTACTAAAAAAGGAGATGCTACATCCATAAAATTATTAAAAGAAATTGGAATTGAATCTGCAGATTTGTTAATTGCGGTTACAGATAGCCAGAATACCAACTTTACTATTTCTGTAATTGGAAAATCTTTAGGAGCTAAAAAAACAATTGCTAGAATAGACAATCCTGAGTTTCTAAATAATTGTGAAGTAGATTTTAAACAATTTGGTTTAGACTTTATGATTTCGCCTCAAGAATTAGCGGCTAATGAAATAAAAATGCTGTTAAATCAATCTTCATTTAATGATACTGTAGCCTTTGAAAGCGGTATTTTTAATGTGTTGGGTACGCCATTAACCTATAAATCTCCCATTGTAGATTTAACCGTTAAAGATGCAAAACAAAAGTTTGCTGATGTAGATTTTATTACAATTGCAATTAAAAGACAAGGTGAATCTCAAACCATTATTCCTAGAGGAGATGTTGTTTACGAAATAGGAGACCAAGTTTATTTTTGTGTTCCTAATTATAGTATGAATGATCTTTACCCTATTACAGGTAGAAAACGACTAAAGATTAAAAATGTAATGATTCTTGGTGGTGGTAGTATTGGAGAAAAAACGGCAAGAAAACTTTGTAAAGATAATTTTAGAGTAAAACTTATAGAAAAGAAAAAAGATAAAGCAGAGTTTCTTGCAGAAGAACTAAGCGACACTTTGGTTATTAATGGTGATGGTAGAGATTTAGAACTACTAGAAGAAGAAAACATTAGAGAAACAGACGCTTTTATTGCTGTTACAGGAAACTCTGAAACCAATATTATGTCTTGTTTAGTGGCAAAATCTAAAGGAGTTAAAAAAACGGTTGCCTTGGTTGAAAATATGGATTATATCGATATTTCTCAAACTATTGGAATTCAATCTTTAATTAATAAAAAACTACTTGCAGCAAGTAATATTTTCAGACACATAAGAAAAGGTGAAATTTTAGACCTCGCCAACTTACACAACGTAGATGCAGAAATTTTTGAATTTGAAGTTATGGAAGGTGCTAAAGTATCAGAATATCCTATTAAAGATATCCGCATTCCTAGAGAAGCTATTTTTGGAGGTATTATTAGAGATAAAAAAGCAATTATGCCTCATGGAAATGTGCAAATTAAAACGGGTGATAAAGTAATTGTTTTCTGTTTACCAGAAGCTATAAGTGCCGTAGAACGCCTATTTAAATAA
- a CDS encoding tetratricopeptide repeat protein: MMSFFSCDKKQDYKAVVADSSVFLSGKIIPDDHFLGDQKCKECHQDQFKSWEGSHHDKAMEIADSVSILGDFNNQKFTSQGVTSHFYKKDNDFYVNTEGPDGENHDYKIIYTFGITPLQQYIVQFPDGHYQCLRTAWDSVENKWFDLYPDFKVVHSEWLHWSRGGLNWNNMCSDCHSTNVRKNYDVETHSYNTEFTIINVNCEACHGPGKEHVADVDKLGEDYMDSGTFQMTMETGPKELVDQCARCHMRREQFSGAFNFEGTMLDHYYPQLLEAPLYQADGQILDEDYVYGSFTQSKMYQNDVTCTDCHDAHSLKLKYDGNKLCAQCHVPEKYDTPTHHFHEQNTDGAKCINCHMTGRFYMGNDFRRDHSFRVPRPDLSVKYGNPNACSGCHTDKDDVWAAENFTKLFGEVDSIHYSEKLAPGITMQPNGHEGLIDLMHDTHQPEIVRASATKVLANYNAQNFVEDYISLLNDDSALVRGASVDVLGGINTTDYNAYFLPLLEDPKRSVRVKAFYGLGGLAETDVPEVYKESYQKVKKEFWLHIDTNSDFVGVRMKKGDYFLKQGNIEKAIENFESAQSIDVINNQIRINLATLYYNIKEYEKAEAAFKTVIEQEPEYGPIYYSLALMYAELNREDEAIEQLKIAMVKMPDNIRVYYNLGLLYDKKQDFKNSEKALVAGLKVDAQNEGLLYALAYLYSKSDQKSKAKNIVQRLVDLYPNNQQYRNFLNQLQ; encoded by the coding sequence ATGATGTCTTTTTTTTCTTGTGATAAAAAACAAGATTATAAGGCTGTGGTAGCTGATAGTAGTGTTTTTCTTTCGGGGAAAATTATTCCTGATGATCATTTTTTAGGAGATCAGAAGTGTAAAGAATGTCATCAAGATCAATTTAAAAGTTGGGAAGGTTCTCATCATGATAAAGCGATGGAAATTGCCGATAGTGTTTCTATTTTAGGTGATTTTAACAATCAGAAATTTACAAGTCAGGGTGTGACTTCTCATTTTTATAAAAAAGACAATGATTTTTATGTAAATACGGAAGGACCAGATGGTGAAAATCACGATTATAAAATAATATACACGTTTGGTATTACTCCTTTACAGCAATATATTGTTCAATTTCCTGACGGACATTACCAATGTTTAAGAACTGCTTGGGATTCTGTAGAGAATAAATGGTTCGATTTATATCCAGATTTTAAAGTAGTACATTCTGAATGGTTGCATTGGTCTAGAGGTGGTTTAAATTGGAATAATATGTGTTCTGATTGTCACTCTACAAATGTTCGTAAAAATTACGATGTAGAAACACATAGTTATAATACCGAGTTTACAATTATTAATGTGAATTGTGAAGCGTGTCATGGCCCAGGAAAAGAACACGTTGCCGATGTAGATAAACTTGGTGAAGATTATATGGATAGCGGAACTTTTCAAATGACTATGGAAACTGGCCCCAAAGAATTGGTAGATCAATGTGCACGTTGCCACATGAGAAGAGAGCAGTTTTCTGGAGCCTTTAATTTTGAAGGTACAATGTTAGACCACTATTATCCACAATTATTAGAAGCCCCTTTATATCAGGCAGACGGACAAATTTTAGATGAAGATTATGTGTATGGTTCGTTTACACAGAGTAAAATGTATCAAAATGATGTAACTTGTACAGATTGCCATGATGCACATTCCTTAAAACTAAAATATGATGGTAATAAATTGTGTGCTCAATGTCATGTTCCGGAAAAATATGATACTCCTACACATCATTTTCACGAACAAAATACCGATGGGGCAAAATGTATTAACTGCCACATGACCGGAAGATTTTATATGGGAAATGACTTTAGAAGAGATCATAGTTTTAGAGTGCCAAGACCAGATTTAAGTGTAAAATATGGAAATCCAAATGCTTGTTCTGGTTGTCATACAGATAAAGATGATGTTTGGGCTGCTGAAAATTTTACAAAATTATTTGGAGAGGTAGATTCTATTCATTATTCAGAAAAACTAGCACCAGGAATAACCATGCAACCAAATGGTCATGAAGGTTTAATTGATTTGATGCACGATACGCATCAACCAGAAATAGTAAGAGCATCTGCAACAAAAGTGTTGGCTAATTACAATGCTCAGAATTTTGTGGAAGATTATATTTCACTTTTAAATGATGATTCTGCTTTGGTTAGAGGAGCAAGTGTAGATGTTTTAGGTGGTATAAATACCACGGATTATAATGCTTATTTTTTACCTTTATTAGAAGACCCAAAAAGAAGTGTTAGGGTAAAGGCTTTCTATGGTTTAGGAGGTTTGGCTGAAACAGATGTACCTGAAGTTTATAAAGAAAGTTATCAAAAAGTAAAAAAAGAATTTTGGTTACATATCGATACAAATTCAGATTTTGTAGGGGTAAGAATGAAAAAAGGAGATTACTTTTTAAAACAAGGGAACATAGAAAAAGCAATAGAAAATTTTGAAAGTGCACAATCTATTGATGTTATCAACAATCAAATACGAATAAATTTAGCAACGTTATATTATAATATTAAAGAATATGAAAAGGCTGAAGCAGCTTTTAAAACAGTAATTGAGCAAGAGCCAGAATATGGACCTATTTATTACTCTTTAGCTTTAATGTATGCCGAATTAAATAGAGAAGATGAGGCAATTGAGCAACTTAAAATAGCGATGGTAAAAATGCCAGATAATATTCGTGTTTATTATAATTTAGGTTTGTTGTATGATAAAAAACAAGACTTTAAAAATAGTGAGAAAGCATTGGTTGCTGGTCTAAAAGTTGATGCACAAAATGAAGGCTTGTTGTACGCATTGGCTTATCTATATTCTAAATCTGATCAAAAATCAAAAGCGAAAAATATTGTACAAAGATTGGTCGATTTATATCCAAACAACCAACAATATAGAAATTTTTTAAATCAATTGCAATAA
- the radC gene encoding RadC family protein yields MEKLTIKSWALDDRPREKLLAKGKMALSDAELIAILIGSGNRQESAVALSKRILQEVDGNINELAKLSVEKLTTFKGIGEAKAIAIITALEIGKRRQLEIALEKPKITSSKDGFNLMQPVIGDLEHEEFWVLFLNNSNKVLAKSQISKGGLTATVVDVRLLFKRALELASVAMIVCHNHPSGKLQPSNADKQLTQKIKEAGNTLDIKLLDHLIITEKAYFSFADEGLL; encoded by the coding sequence ATGGAAAAGTTAACTATTAAATCTTGGGCTTTAGATGATAGGCCAAGAGAAAAGCTGTTAGCAAAGGGAAAAATGGCACTTTCTGATGCAGAATTAATTGCTATTCTTATTGGATCTGGCAATAGACAAGAAAGCGCTGTTGCATTATCTAAAAGAATTTTGCAGGAGGTAGATGGTAACATTAATGAACTTGCAAAATTATCCGTAGAAAAATTAACAACTTTTAAGGGAATAGGAGAAGCAAAGGCAATTGCTATTATTACCGCCTTAGAAATTGGTAAAAGACGTCAATTAGAAATAGCTTTAGAAAAACCTAAAATTACCAGTAGTAAAGATGGTTTTAATTTAATGCAACCTGTTATTGGAGATTTAGAGCACGAAGAATTTTGGGTCTTGTTTTTAAATAATTCTAACAAAGTTTTGGCCAAAAGTCAGATTAGTAAAGGAGGCTTAACGGCCACAGTTGTAGATGTTAGGTTGCTGTTTAAAAGAGCCTTAGAATTGGCATCTGTAGCAATGATTGTTTGCCATAACCATCCTTCTGGTAAATTACAACCTAGTAATGCTGACAAACAACTTACTCAAAAAATTAAAGAAGCAGGAAACACTTTAGATATAAAGCTGCTAGATCATTTAATTATTACCGAAAAAGCGTATTTTAGCTTTGCAGATGAAGGATTGCTTTAG
- a CDS encoding polysaccharide deacetylase family protein, with protein sequence MILVYTHKITPRVRYIFKHILTRTLLIPVDFTSKVEEFVAFNGPKMTYTKTPLGNEFFVKSNNLLFEQGVNDMEISMQKWDETPCFFKTGPKSSIPFDVFAASFYLITRYEEYLPHVKDIHGRYTADQSLAYKKRFLEKPVVDIWAYKLLDALKEKFPDYDYKNRKYEFISTVDIDNAYAYKYKSLIRSVGGFINDLLHFRVLDVWNRFAVTFNLKKDPFDTFQKILEIKKEYKIKTIFFFLIGDYTTFDTNVSASKSKYKLLIKEMVDYAKVGLHPSYFTMHNTALLKKEKLRLENIINSPIQRSRQHYLRFSLPETYQHLIDLEVEEDYSMGYASNVGFRASTCTPFYFYDLDFEIQTPLKVFPFALMDTTLNDYMKLTPKQSLGRIRDIKNEVKAVNGTFITLFHNESLSDYLRWKGWKRLYESMIKIAVS encoded by the coding sequence ATGATACTAGTTTATACACATAAAATTACACCAAGAGTTCGTTATATTTTTAAACATATTCTTACAAGAACTTTATTAATTCCGGTAGATTTTACTTCTAAAGTAGAAGAATTTGTGGCTTTTAATGGTCCTAAGATGACCTACACAAAAACACCTTTAGGGAATGAGTTTTTTGTAAAAAGTAACAATTTATTGTTTGAGCAAGGTGTGAATGATATGGAGATTTCTATGCAGAAATGGGATGAAACTCCTTGTTTCTTTAAAACCGGACCAAAATCTTCTATTCCTTTTGATGTTTTTGCGGCAAGTTTTTATCTTATTACTAGATATGAAGAATATTTACCACACGTAAAAGATATTCATGGTCGTTATACTGCAGACCAGAGTTTGGCTTATAAAAAACGTTTTTTAGAAAAACCAGTAGTAGATATTTGGGCTTATAAATTATTAGATGCTTTAAAAGAAAAGTTTCCAGATTATGATTACAAAAATCGTAAATATGAATTTATTTCTACAGTAGATATTGATAATGCGTATGCTTATAAGTATAAGAGCTTGATAAGAAGTGTAGGTGGTTTTATTAATGATTTACTTCATTTTAGAGTGTTAGATGTTTGGAATCGATTTGCAGTTACGTTCAATCTAAAAAAAGATCCTTTTGATACTTTTCAGAAAATTTTAGAGATTAAAAAGGAATATAAAATTAAAACAATCTTTTTCTTTTTAATTGGCGATTATACTACTTTTGATACCAATGTTTCTGCTTCAAAAAGTAAGTACAAACTACTTATTAAAGAAATGGTAGATTATGCAAAAGTGGGTTTACATCCTTCTTATTTTACCATGCACAATACTGCTTTATTAAAAAAAGAAAAACTGAGGTTGGAGAATATTATTAATTCTCCAATTCAGAGGTCTAGGCAACATTATTTGCGATTTAGCTTGCCGGAAACGTATCAACATTTAATAGATTTAGAAGTAGAAGAAGATTACTCTATGGGCTATGCAAGCAACGTAGGTTTTAGAGCAAGTACGTGTACGCCTTTTTATTTTTACGATTTAGATTTCGAAATTCAAACTCCGTTAAAGGTATTTCCATTTGCATTAATGGACACTACTTTAAACGATTATATGAAGCTAACACCTAAACAATCTTTAGGGAGAATAAGAGACATTAAAAATGAGGTAAAAGCGGTTAACGGAACTTTTATAACCTTATTTCATAACGAGAGTTTAAGTGATTATTTGCGTTGGAAAGGCTGGAAAAGACTGTATGAATCTATGATTAAAATAGCTGTTTCATAA
- a CDS encoding polysaccharide deacetylase family protein, translating to MHFKEDLFKFSIIYNIIPLKLLLKLSKKNIIFPFYHFVNDGENSLVNNLYKPKTKEQFIKDIQYLKKHFTSLSVKDLKQEKSNLDNFGFFLSFDDGLANFYKIVAPILLKEKIFCINFLNSNFIDNKQLFYRYKVNLSINYIRENTLSIDQIEAINDLFDLDFFNKEDICTLLRKVSINESNILDKLSKILKISFLEFLINKKPYLSGLQVLKLKEKGFDFGAHSKNHPRYSQISVKDQLLETVESVEVIKTQFNLDDSFFSFPFSDDGVKNDFFNKIKSKKITTFGSAGLKDEDISSHFQRIPMEYNSIYSAETIIKGELIFYIIKKILNKHKIQRD from the coding sequence ATGCATTTCAAAGAAGATTTATTTAAATTTAGTATTATATATAATATTATTCCTTTAAAATTACTTTTAAAACTATCTAAAAAGAACATCATTTTTCCTTTTTATCATTTTGTTAATGATGGTGAAAATAGTTTAGTTAATAATTTATACAAACCAAAAACGAAAGAGCAATTTATAAAAGATATCCAATATTTAAAAAAACACTTCACTTCTTTATCTGTTAAAGATTTAAAACAAGAAAAAAGCAATTTAGATAATTTTGGTTTTTTTCTTTCTTTTGATGATGGTTTGGCAAACTTTTATAAGATTGTTGCACCTATTTTGTTAAAAGAAAAAATATTTTGTATCAATTTTTTAAATTCAAATTTTATTGATAATAAACAATTATTTTATAGGTATAAAGTAAATTTATCTATTAATTATATTCGAGAAAATACTTTATCGATAGATCAAATTGAAGCTATAAATGACTTGTTTGATTTAGATTTCTTTAATAAAGAAGATATTTGTACCCTTCTAAGAAAAGTATCAATAAATGAAAGTAATATTTTAGATAAACTATCTAAAATATTAAAAATTTCTTTTTTAGAGTTCTTAATAAATAAAAAGCCTTATTTGTCTGGACTTCAGGTTTTAAAGTTAAAAGAAAAAGGGTTCGATTTTGGAGCTCACAGTAAGAATCACCCAAGATATTCTCAAATAAGTGTAAAAGATCAACTTCTTGAAACCGTAGAGAGTGTTGAAGTAATAAAGACACAGTTTAATTTAGACGATTCATTTTTTTCTTTCCCTTTTTCAGATGATGGTGTAAAAAATGATTTTTTTAATAAAATTAAGTCTAAAAAAATAACAACATTTGGTAGTGCAGGTCTTAAGGATGAGGATATTAGTTCCCATTTTCAAAGAATTCCTATGGAATACAATTCAATATATTCAGCAGAAACAATAATAAAGGGTGAATTAATTTTTTATATTATAAAAAAAATATTAAATAAACATAAAATTCAAAGAGATTAA
- a CDS encoding class I SAM-dependent methyltransferase has product MKSLKKTYQQTIPQNIRAKMHVFFFKIRAVFVIGNKVECNCCNSNFSRFLDFGDYKKRKNAICPNCLSLERTRMLWLFLKDSKYLKEKTILQFAPFKVIEKKIKQISSVKYISGDIDPTLAMKKIDITEIDYNKNSFDVILCSHVLSVVKNDKKAIKELYRVLKPNGTLILQTYIFKKYEKTFEDFNIKTNDERYKAYGKHYLQRCYGKDFTERFLKEGFSVDIYDPKKFFTVNEIKKYGIQNSGVIYLFTK; this is encoded by the coding sequence ATGAAATCTTTAAAAAAAACATACCAGCAGACTATTCCTCAAAACATTAGAGCTAAAATGCATGTGTTTTTTTTTAAAATTAGAGCTGTATTTGTTATTGGAAATAAAGTTGAATGTAATTGTTGTAATAGCAACTTCTCTAGGTTTTTAGATTTTGGTGATTATAAAAAAAGGAAAAATGCTATTTGTCCTAATTGTTTATCTCTTGAAAGAACCAGAATGCTATGGCTATTTTTAAAAGATTCTAAATACCTTAAAGAAAAAACAATATTACAATTTGCTCCTTTTAAAGTAATTGAAAAAAAAATAAAACAGATTTCTTCGGTAAAATATATCAGTGGGGATATAGACCCAACATTAGCTATGAAAAAAATTGATATTACTGAGATAGATTATAATAAAAACTCTTTTGATGTCATTTTATGTAGCCATGTACTTTCTGTTGTAAAAAATGATAAGAAAGCAATAAAAGAACTTTATAGAGTATTAAAACCTAATGGAACTTTAATTTTGCAAACTTATATTTTTAAAAAATATGAAAAGACTTTTGAAGATTTTAATATAAAAACTAATGATGAAAGGTATAAGGCTTATGGTAAACACTATTTGCAACGTTGTTATGGTAAAGATTTTACAGAAAGGTTTTTAAAAGAAGGCTTTAGTGTTGATATTTATGATCCAAAAAAGTTTTTTACAGTCAATGAAATAAAAAAATATGGCATACAAAATAGTGGTGTAATATATTTATTTACAAAATAA
- a CDS encoding YjjG family noncanonical pyrimidine nucleotidase, which translates to MNIQHVFFDLDHTLWDFDKNSDLTFEKVFSANNLKVDLNAFLEVYKPINFEFWKLFREEKVTKEALRYGRLKNSFDALNYTVSDEVIDKMSIDYLTFLPDFNYLFDGTFEILDYLKERYQLHIITNGFEEVQNKKMVSSNIYHYFDKIITSESVGVKKPNPKVFTYALDIAKANKDNSIMIGDNIEADIEGALSVGMQAIHCNFDNVSHHKSNLVSVSSLLEIKQYL; encoded by the coding sequence ATGAATATACAACACGTCTTTTTTGATTTAGACCACACTTTATGGGATTTCGATAAAAATTCTGATTTAACTTTCGAAAAGGTTTTTAGTGCGAATAATTTAAAAGTTGATTTAAACGCTTTCTTAGAAGTTTATAAGCCTATAAATTTTGAGTTTTGGAAATTGTTTAGAGAAGAAAAGGTAACTAAAGAAGCTTTAAGATACGGTAGATTAAAAAATAGTTTCGACGCTTTAAATTATACTGTTTCAGATGAGGTTATAGATAAAATGTCTATAGATTATTTAACATTTTTACCAGATTTTAATTATCTGTTTGATGGTACTTTTGAAATTTTAGATTACTTAAAAGAGAGGTATCAATTGCACATTATTACCAATGGTTTTGAAGAAGTACAGAACAAGAAAATGGTGAGTTCTAATATTTATCATTATTTTGATAAAATTATTACCTCAGAATCTGTTGGTGTTAAAAAGCCAAATCCTAAAGTATTTACGTACGCTTTAGATATCGCAAAAGCAAATAAAGACAATTCTATTATGATTGGTGATAATATTGAGGCAGATATAGAAGGAGCATTGAGCGTTGGTATGCAAGCTATTCATTGTAATTTTGACAATGTTTCACATCATAAAAGTAATTTAGTATCTGTAAGTTCTCTATTAGAAATAAAGCAATATTTATAA